The Candidatus Lernaella stagnicola genome contains a region encoding:
- a CDS encoding thiamine pyrophosphate-dependent enzyme, translating to MEPLMLTGNEAVARAVVDSGTRVAASYPGSPTVQILEAVATYDGLHAEWSTSEKVACEVAIGASMAGAAAFAAMKHVGINIAADPLMTFTWTKLNGPLVIAVGDDPGQISSQNEQDSRMWAEYAMIPMLHPATPQECYDMSRLAFDVSERFHTPVFVRLTDRTCHMMGEVVPRESVERPPRGFEPDPVRYYQVPPYSREARAMVEQRIPEVAKWVEDGHGWRSEVRDGRVGVVTFGPQYYMIRELLPELSIFKLDFLWPLPLAALANFASQVERVIVVEELFPFVENKMKLAGIACEGKEHFLSYGEIDAQTVLRVFAGLGFGEEPIAAFTKPTDAPPRGAMFCPGCPHRPVMVLLRELGIFCHGDIGCYLMGSYPPFDVLKTSVSMAASLGIAQGMEKALAGTEHEIENMVSVIGDSTLCHSGLPSVINYAYNGHRSKMLILDNRSTSMTGLQDNPVTGITVRGEQKHGVDLAEVVKALGVTNVVKVNQYNLAECRKVFREKFLEEEGPLAVIVTGTCALKYRKKFNYYYVDPDVCIGCRTCVQVGCPPISMRQYAHQPEGELHSYIDRNRCVGCSVCYQVCPVNAIKRSKLDEIPDVPVPVGLSEGEES from the coding sequence ATGGAGCCCCTCATGCTCACCGGAAACGAGGCCGTGGCCCGGGCCGTGGTCGATAGCGGTACGCGCGTGGCCGCCAGTTACCCCGGCTCGCCGACCGTGCAAATTCTGGAAGCCGTCGCCACCTACGACGGCCTGCACGCCGAGTGGTCGACCTCTGAAAAGGTGGCCTGCGAAGTCGCCATCGGCGCGTCGATGGCCGGCGCGGCGGCATTCGCGGCCATGAAGCACGTGGGCATTAACATCGCCGCCGATCCCCTGATGACCTTCACCTGGACGAAACTCAACGGGCCGCTGGTCATTGCGGTCGGGGATGATCCGGGCCAAATCAGTTCCCAAAACGAACAAGACAGCCGCATGTGGGCCGAGTACGCCATGATCCCCATGCTCCACCCCGCGACGCCGCAGGAATGCTACGACATGTCGCGCCTCGCGTTCGATGTTTCCGAGCGCTTTCACACGCCGGTGTTCGTACGACTGACCGACCGCACGTGCCACATGATGGGGGAGGTCGTGCCGCGAGAAAGCGTCGAACGGCCCCCGCGCGGTTTCGAGCCCGATCCGGTGCGCTACTACCAGGTGCCGCCTTACTCCCGCGAGGCGCGCGCCATGGTCGAACAACGCATCCCCGAAGTCGCAAAATGGGTGGAGGACGGACACGGCTGGCGCTCCGAAGTGCGCGACGGCCGCGTGGGAGTCGTCACCTTCGGACCTCAGTACTACATGATCCGCGAACTCCTGCCGGAGCTGTCGATCTTCAAGCTGGATTTCCTGTGGCCCCTGCCCCTGGCGGCGCTGGCGAATTTCGCCTCGCAGGTCGAGCGCGTCATTGTCGTGGAAGAGTTGTTTCCTTTCGTCGAAAACAAAATGAAGCTTGCGGGCATTGCCTGTGAAGGCAAAGAGCATTTCCTCAGCTACGGCGAAATCGACGCCCAGACCGTGCTTCGCGTGTTCGCCGGTTTGGGTTTCGGCGAGGAGCCGATCGCCGCTTTCACCAAGCCGACCGACGCCCCGCCGCGCGGCGCCATGTTCTGCCCGGGTTGCCCGCACCGCCCGGTGATGGTGCTGCTGCGTGAACTGGGCATCTTCTGCCACGGCGACATCGGCTGCTACTTGATGGGTTCCTACCCGCCCTTCGACGTGCTCAAAACTTCCGTTTCTATGGCAGCGTCGCTCGGCATCGCGCAGGGCATGGAGAAAGCGCTGGCGGGCACCGAACATGAGATCGAAAACATGGTGTCGGTGATCGGCGATTCCACGTTGTGCCACAGCGGCCTGCCCAGTGTGATCAACTACGCCTACAACGGCCACCGGTCGAAGATGCTGATCCTCGACAACCGTTCCACCTCGATGACCGGCCTGCAGGACAACCCCGTCACGGGCATCACGGTTCGGGGCGAGCAAAAACACGGCGTTGACTTGGCCGAAGTGGTCAAGGCGCTGGGCGTGACGAACGTGGTCAAGGTCAACCAATACAATCTCGCCGAGTGCCGCAAGGTATTCCGCGAGAAGTTCCTGGAAGAGGAAGGGCCGCTGGCGGTCATCGTCACCGGCACCTGCGCGCTGAAGTACCGCAAGAAATTCAACTACTACTATGTCGACCCCGATGTGTGCATCGGCTGCCGCACCTGCGTGCAGGTCGGTTGCCCGCCGATCAGCATGCGCCAATACGCCCACCAGCCCGAGGGCGAACTCCATTCGTATATCGACCGCAACCGCTGCGTCGGCTGCTCGGTCTGTTACCAGGTGTGCCCCGTCAACGCCATCAAGCGCTCGAAGCTGGATGAAATCCCCGACGTTCCCGTGCCGGTCGGGCTGAGCGAAGGAGAGGAATCATGA
- a CDS encoding 2-oxoacid:acceptor oxidoreductase family protein, giving the protein MSDKPVNVFLAGVGGQGLVLVNRLLARAAILSDLHAKSTDTHGLAMRGGAVMGTLRMGRREIATSLFPPGAGGFLLGLEPLEAFRWAHMLRRGGTIVTSVDELWPSLTLLEQQKMPADWRATCVAGGIKVRTVPGVKLALLAGDYRMLNVVMAGAISAFLPLDFEMVKEATEAQVPRGTFDKNLKALMLGWDAAQTA; this is encoded by the coding sequence ATGAGTGACAAGCCGGTCAACGTTTTTCTTGCCGGAGTCGGCGGCCAAGGTTTGGTGCTCGTCAATCGCTTGCTCGCTCGCGCCGCCATCTTGTCGGACCTACATGCCAAAAGCACCGACACCCACGGCCTGGCGATGCGCGGCGGCGCGGTAATGGGCACGTTGCGTATGGGCCGCCGTGAAATCGCGACTTCGCTTTTCCCCCCGGGAGCCGGCGGTTTTCTGCTCGGCCTCGAACCGCTGGAAGCTTTCCGCTGGGCACATATGCTGCGCCGTGGCGGCACGATCGTCACCAGCGTCGATGAGCTTTGGCCCTCACTCACGCTGCTTGAGCAACAAAAAATGCCGGCCGATTGGCGCGCCACCTGCGTCGCCGGCGGCATCAAGGTCCGCACCGTTCCCGGCGTAAAGCTCGCCCTCTTGGCCGGCGATTACCGCATGCTGAACGTCGTGATGGCCGGGGCGATTTCCGCCTTCCTTCCCCTCGATTTCGAGATGGTTAAGGAAGCGACCGAGGCGCAAGTGCCTCGCGGCACCTTCGATAAAAACCTGAAGGCCTTGATGCTGGGTTGGGACGCCGCGCAAACGGCCTAG